In Candidatus Thorarchaeota archaeon, the DNA window GAGAAGAGCAAAGGCTACGCCAAGATCAATCGCAATATTCCTAGCAATATCTGCGAGTAGGTCTACCGAAGAGGGATCTAGGCCTAGCGAAAGAACGGTGTAACCCAGGAAAAAGAGTCCCATCGCAATGAGTGAGGCAAAGAGCATTCTAACGCCGCTCTTTGAGACCAGTCCGGCTATGAATCCAGCTACACCTAATGCGACTAGCGGGCCGTATGCCCCACCGGTAGCAAAAGTGTAGGGAAACACCAATTGACCGAATAAGAGAGCCCCCCATATCTCCAGCTGACTTGTTATATCTCCAGAATTCAGAATTATTTGGATTTGCTCAACAGTTAGTCCAAGAATCTGAAACGCGCCTATTATAATCGCAACCACGAGCGCGATTATTAGGGCCATGATTGTTCTAAATGGCATTGTTTTTTCACTTCTCCATATGTACTATAGAGTGGCTCTGTATATCTTTTCTCTACAGGCTTTTATATTTCTTGGCTCGATGGAACGCCCAAAAAAAGATGCATTATCAATTTGAGAAATATCGATGATGTGTTCGTTCAATAGCTGACTGATGCTTCATGAGTAGCTCATGAATCCTAGGAGGTAAATTCATCGATTCCAAGTCCGATAAGGAAAACCAACCGACTTCAGCTTCAGGATATTCAGGCTGAGTTTCTTCATCTAGGGCTTGTGCGAGATAGTGATTCAGTACATAGTGAAACTTGATGTTTTCATCACCGTCAGGGATAATGAGGTCTGCAGTGCTCAGGAGCGCAAGTAGTTCCACGTGTATACCTGTCTCCTCTAGAACTTCGCGAACCACCGCATCCTCTTGGGTTTCTCCCAGTTCAATAAGTCCACCAGGGATACTCCAGAGGCCCTCACCGGGATCTTTGTCTCGTTTCACAAGTAGAATGCCGTTGGAACCAACCACAATCGCCCCAACTCCCGGAAGGGGCCGTGGTGGGTACTTTCGCGAATCCATGGTTATCACTCTAAGAATCAGATATCAGCAAGTGCATCAGGCATTGGAATAACGGAATTGCATTCTAGGCAGTTTCGATTTCGATGAATATCAAAGCCCTCCTGTTTCTCATAGGGTAACCGGAGGTAGGTTCCACAGTGCCTACAATGAATCTTGACATACCGACGTAGCTTGAAAGACATAGTCCAAGCGTGTTCAGCTTCATCAGCCAATCCCAGCTTCTCGTATGCTGTGGCCAATTTCACCCAAGGAGCAGCTGAACAATGATTGTCGCTAACAAATTCAAGCAGACAATCAACGAGTTTGTCATATTCTTCAAGCTCTTCATAGATGTATGCAAGCACTTTCCAAGAATGAGGGTTATCTTTCCCGATCTCACGAACCTGAGCGATTAAATCATCGCACTTCTCTTTCTTTCCCTCACGATAGGCGATAACTGCCAACCTTGAAAGAGGAGTCAAGTTCGTTTTTTGCTTATCCAGTGCTTGTTCAAAGAATTTCTTGGCTTTTTGATAGTTTCCCTGTTGGAAATACAATTCACCCTGTAAGAACAAGGTTCGAGAGTCTTCTGGATTGATTCTTATTGCCTGTTCGATGTAAGTCTTCACCTTTCTGGTGCGCTTTTGCTTCAGAAGCATGTATGCAAAGTTCGACAATGCCAGGAGAGACTCGGGGCGTCTCTTGTAAACCTCGTACCATTGGCGGCAAGCACCAGTATAATCTCCTAATCTGTAAAGTCCTATTGCGTAAAGACTGCGCAAATAGGCATTATCAGAAAACTGGCTCACTGCTTCTCGGGTTGTTTCAATCAGTTCAGCATAGCGTTTCTGTGCCAGAAGAATTCTGCCTACATCCTTCCACGCTTCAGGCTCGTCGGGATCAAGGCGAATGGCTCGTCTCAAGTGGATTTCTGCTTCATCAAGTTCACCGAGAGCTTCAAGTGCACGACCAAGAAAGAGTGAAACCACACAATGTTCTTCCAGTAGTTCATCAGCCGTCCTCAGAACGTTAACTGCTTTCTCAGCATCTTCGGCTTGGACATAAGCAATCCCAAGAAGAACCAGTGTATCGGGATCCGTATCATCCTCATCGAGATTATCCTC includes these proteins:
- a CDS encoding NUDIX hydrolase, which translates into the protein MDSRKYPPRPLPGVGAIVVGSNGILLVKRDKDPGEGLWSIPGGLIELGETQEDAVVREVLEETGIHVELLALLSTADLIIPDGDENIKFHYVLNHYLAQALDEETQPEYPEAEVGWFSLSDLESMNLPPRIHELLMKHQSAIERTHHRYFSN
- a CDS encoding tetratricopeptide repeat protein, giving the protein MTSETIKDAKRALAECRFEDAISILEDNLDEDDTDPDTLVLLGIAYVQAEDAEKAVNVLRTADELLEEHCVVSLFLGRALEALGELDEAEIHLRRAIRLDPDEPEAWKDVGRILLAQKRYAELIETTREAVSQFSDNAYLRSLYAIGLYRLGDYTGACRQWYEVYKRRPESLLALSNFAYMLLKQKRTRKVKTYIEQAIRINPEDSRTLFLQGELYFQQGNYQKAKKFFEQALDKQKTNLTPLSRLAVIAYREGKKEKCDDLIAQVREIGKDNPHSWKVLAYIYEELEEYDKLVDCLLEFVSDNHCSAAPWVKLATAYEKLGLADEAEHAWTMSFKLRRYVKIHCRHCGTYLRLPYEKQEGFDIHRNRNCLECNSVIPMPDALADI